Proteins found in one Neofelis nebulosa isolate mNeoNeb1 chromosome 3, mNeoNeb1.pri, whole genome shotgun sequence genomic segment:
- the LOC131508035 gene encoding small ribosomal subunit protein uS3-like: protein MWGDPVGRVKASSRGDEKIHLRPSKEDRILLNELQGSSRQESKGKTARRTHTHTHTQNVLGEKGRRIRELTAVVQKRFGFPEGSVELYAEKVATRGLCAIAQAESLRYKLRGGLAVRRACYGVLRFIMESGAKGCEVVVSGKLRGQRAKSMKFVDGLMIHSGDTVNYYVDTAVCHVLLRQGVLGIKVKIMLPRDPSGKIGPKKPLPDHVSIVEPKDEILPTTPISEQKGGKPEPPATPQPVPTA from the exons ATGTGGGGTGACCCAGTTGGGCGGGTGAAGGCCAGCAGCAGAGGTGATGAAAAAATTCACCTAAGGCCGAGCAAAGAAGATAGGATTTTATTGAATGAACTgcaagggagcagcaggcaggaaagcaaaggaaagactGCCAGGAG gacacacacacacacacacacacagaatgttctGGGTGAGAAGGGCCGGCGGATCCGAGAATTGACTGCTGTGGTTCAGAAGAGATTTGGTTTTCCTGAGGGCAGTGTAGAGCTTTATGCTGAAAAAGTGGCCACAAGAGGTCTGTGTGCTATTGCCCAGGCAGAGTCTCTGCGTTACAAACTCCGAGGAGGCCTCGCAGTGCGGAGGGCCTGCTATGGTGTGCTGCGGTTCATCATGGAGAGTGGGGCCAAAGGCTGTGAGGTCGTGGTGTCTGGGAAACTCCGAGGACAGAGGGCTAAATCCATGAAGTTTGTGGATGGCCTGATGATTCACAGCGGGGACACTGTTAACTACTATGTTGATACTGCTGTGTGCCATGTGCTGCTCAGACAGGGTGTGCTGGGCATCAAAGTGAAGATCATGCTTCCCCGGGACCCAAGTGGTAAGATTGGCCCTAAGAAGCCCCTGCCAGATCATGTGAGCATTGTGGAACCCAAAGATGAGATccttcccaccacccccatcTCAGAACAGAAAGGTGGGAAACCCGAGCCTCCTGCCACGCCTCAACCAGTACCCACAGCATAA